A window of Hevea brasiliensis isolate MT/VB/25A 57/8 chromosome 14, ASM3005281v1, whole genome shotgun sequence contains these coding sequences:
- the LOC131172840 gene encoding disease resistance protein RGA2-like, which produces MAGQIPFSILEQVLTKLGSLAFQEIGLVCCARDDLKKLGNSLSTVKAVLVDAEEKQEQSHAVQIWIRRLQDIVYEAEELVDEMATHDLRGMVQGQRKVATQVLDFFSSSNQIWFRLKVGHRIKDIREKLKEVENEISSLNLEKKIIIDVRDKSSGRKTSSVLKPDIIGREKDKEKMTLSLLNPTSSQGSVSVNAIVGIGGLGKTALAQLVYNDEKVKNYFEKKMWVCVSEEFEVKLLVKKILGSATNSEVLNLELEEVHIRLKGNLEGKRYLLVLDDVWNDDQKKWDDLKAYLLVGAPGSKILVTTRCTRVASVMGVDTHMFCKV; this is translated from the exons ATGGCTGGACAAATTCCATTCAGTATCTTAGAACAAGTATTAACAAAGCTGGGGTCGCTTGCTTTCCAAGAAATTGGATTGGTCTGCTGTGCCAGAGATGATCTAAAGAAGCTTGGAAATTCTCTCTCCACTGTAAAAGCTGTACTTGTAGATGCTGAGGAGAAGCAAGAGCAGAGCCATGCTGTACAAATTTGGATAAGGAGGCTTCAAGATATTGTGTATGAAGCGGAGGAATTGGTAGATGAGATGGCAACTCATGACTTGAGGGGGATGGTGCAAGGCCAAAGGAAAGTCGCAACACAG GTATTGGACTTCTTTTCCTCCTCAAATCAGATTTGGTTTCGTCTCAAGGTGGGCCATAGAATTAAGGACATTAGGGAGAAGTTAAAAGAGGTGGAAAATGAAATTTCTAGCCTCAATTTAGAGAAGAAAATAATAATAGATGTGAGAGATAAAAGTAGTGGAAGGAAGACATCCTCTGTACTGAAACCTGATATAATAGGCAGGGAAAAAGATAAGGAGAAAATGACTTTGTCATTGTTGAATCCAACTAGTAGTCAAGGAAGTGTTTCTGTGAATGCTATTGTTGGCATTGGGGGCTTAGGAAAGACTGCACTTGCCCAGTTAGTGTATAATGATGAAAAGGTTAAAAATTACTTTGAGAAGAAGATGTGGGTAtgtgtttctgaggaatttgaggtgAAATTGCTAGTTAAGAAGATCCTTGGAAGTGCAACTAATAGTGAAGTTCTTAATTTAGAACTAGAAGAAGTGCATATTCGTCTTAAAGGGAATTTAGAAGGGAAGAGGTATTTGTTGGTGTTAGATGATGTATGGAATGATGATCAGAAAAAATGGGATGATTTGAAAGCTTACTTGTTGGTGGGTGCCCCAGGAAGTAAAATTTTAGTCACCACTCGTTGTACAAGAGTTGCATCAGTCATGGGTGTGGATACCCATATGTTTTGCAAGGTCTAG
- the LOC131172841 gene encoding putative disease resistance protein RGA3 codes for MVKKCKGVPLAIRSLGSLMSLKTKESEWSSILESDLLKSFQTSENENVLSVLKLSYYHLPTYLRQCFTYCAMFPKDYEFDKETLIRLWIAQGYIVCSSKDDDLEDIEIKISMNYYVDHSSISQKVSNFQRLRALHLGWNIKGVPNSIARLKYLRYLDISRCKMETLPKSINNLQNLQTLILSYCRRLRELPRDIEKLISLRCLMINGCESLRCMPIGLGKLTCLRQLSDFVVAWDEGSKGAMLNELNSLNQLKGRIVLHDLINVENVEIESNQVNLREKKHLQYLVLRWSFSFLYEETGVEKNELFLEKLEPHPNLQSLVVESFMGVRFSSWLSSITNLVEIKLFHCKKLKQLPPLHQLPSLKTLCLEELVSLEYISDEVPSFLASPSITLFPSLQEIELNDCYNLRGWWRKKRSGVELAQFPCLSKMQIRDCPKLIVDDGEVIEWGSFRSLQSLSIGFLSEWTSLPKGLQFATNLQELTIDYCSSLMALPDWIGNLTSLQRLEISYCPDLRSLPEGMHLLTSLQKLKITGCRELSARCMKEKGVDWPKIAHIPNLEIQPPGF; via the exons ATGGTAAAGAAATGTAAAGGAGTTCCACTTGCAATAAGGAGTTTAGGAAGCCTCATGAGTTTGAAAACTAAAGAGAGTGAGTGGTCTTCCATTTTAGAAAGTGACTTATTAAAGTCATTTCAAACAAGTGAGAATGAGAATGTTCTTTCTGTGCTGAAGTTGAGTTACTATCACTTGCCCACTTATTTAAGGCAATGTTTCACTTATTGTGCCATGTTTCCCAAAGATTACGAATTCGATAAAGAAACATTGATTCGTTTGTGGATAGCGCAAGGATACATTGTCTGCTCAAGTAAGGATGACGATTTAGAGGATATTGAGATCAAGATTTCAATGAATTATTATGTCGATCATTCTTCCATCAGTCAGAAA GTTTCAAATTTTCAAAGGTTACGTGCCTTGCATTTAGGGTGGAATATAAAGGGAGTACCAAATTCAATAGCAAGATTGAAGTATTTGAGATATCTTGACATTTCTAGGTGTAAGATGGAAACGCTCCCAAAGTCCATAAATAATTTGCAAAACTTGCAAACTCTAATACTCTCATATTGTAGAAGGCTTCGAGAATTGCCGAGAGATATAGAAAAATTGATCAGCCTTAGGTGCCTCATGATTAATGGATGTGAGAGCCTAagatgcatgccaattggattgGGGAAATTAACTTGTTTGCGCCAACTGTCAGATTTTGTGGTGGCATGGGATGAAGGCTCTAAGGGGGCTATGCTAAATGAATTGAATAGCCTAAACCAACTTAAGGGAAGGATTGTCCTCCATGACCTTATAAATGTGGAAAATGTTGAGATAGAGTCCAACCAAGTGAATTTAAGGGAAAAGAAACACCTCCAGTATTTGGTGTTACGTTggagtttttcttttctttacgagGAGACTGGAGTTGAAAAGAATGAATTATTTTTAGAAAAGCTTGAACCTCATCCAAATTTACAATCCTTGGTTGTGGAATCTTTCATGGGTGTGAGATTTTCAAGTTGGTTGTCTTCTATCACAAATTTAGTAGAAATTAAGCTTTTTCATTGTAAAAAATTGAAGCAGCTACCACCATTGCACCAACTCCCTTCTCTAAAAACCCTTTGTCTTGAAGAACTTGTTTCTCTGGAGTATATATCAGATGAGGTGCCTTCCTTTTTGGCATCGCCATCAATTACATTATTCCCATCACTGCAAGAGATTGAACTCAATGATTGCTATAATTTGAGAGGATGGTGGAGGAAGAAGAGGAGTGGGGTTGAACTTGCTCAATTTCCTTGTCTTTCAAAAATGCAAATCCGGGACTGCCCCAAGCTTATTGTAGATGATGGTGAAGTCATTGAATGGGGAAGTTTCAGGAGTCTTCAATCTCTTTCTATTGGATTTCTTTCAGAATGGACATCTCTACCAAAGGGGCTTCAATTTGCGACAAACCTGCAAGAGCTCACCATCGATTATTGTTCTAGTTTGATGGCTTTACCAGATTGGATAGGCAACCTCACATCCCTTCAACGGCTAGAAATTTCCTATTGCCCTGATTTGAGATCGCTGCCTGAGGGAATGCATTTACTGACTTCTTTACAGAAGTTGAAGATTACAGGATGCCGCGAGTTGTCTGCAAGATGTATGAAGGAAAAGGGTGTGGATTGGCCAAAGATTGCTCACATCCCTAATCTCGAGATTCAACCTCCAGGTTTTTGA